Genomic window (Streptomyces clavuligerus):
GAGGGCGACGACATCGGTGGCGACCAGACCCTGCGGTTCTTCGCCAAGGGCGGCGAGGGCCGGTACCTCAATGTCGCCAAGAAGCTCGGTATGGCGATACCCATCCCCACCCGGGGCGTGGCGACCGGTGACGCGGACGGCGACGGCCGGCTCGACCTGGCGGTGGCCCGGCAGTGGGGCGAGCCCGTCTTCTACAGCAACCGCAGCCAGGACCCCGGCGCCCACCTCGGTCTGACCCTCACCCACCCCTCCGGTTCGCCCGTCGTCGACACACAGGTCACCGTGGTCCACCCGGACGGCTCCCGGCATGTCGGCCGGGTCGACGGCGGCGGCGGCCACTCGGGCAAGCGCAGCCACGAGGTCCACATCGGGCTCGGCGACGGCGTCGAGGGCCCCCTGAAGGTGCAGCTCCGCTGGCGCGACAGGACAGGGCAGGTGCGCGATCAGGAGCTGAAGCTCGCCCCCGGGCGCCACTCCATCGAGCTCGGCACCACGGCGAAGGAGAAGTGACATGACGGACACGACCGCAGAGATGACAGCTCCCGCGCCGCGCTACGATCCCAAGGTCGTCACCGCCCTGCGCCGGTTCGCGATCTCGATCTCCGTCTTCAACATCCTCGGCTACACCCTGCTCGGCTTCGAACAGCCCTGGACCTGGCCGCTGTTCGCTCTTGCGACCGCCTACGCCGTGGAAATAGTCCTGGAGGTCGTCGCAGCCCGCGCCGAGGGCAGGACGGAGCGCTTCCGGGGCAACGGGGTACGCGGGGTCGTCGAGTTCCTCTTCCCCGCGCACATCACCGCCCTCGCGCTCAACATGCTGACCTATGTCAACGACCGCGTCTGGGTGATGCTCTTCGGTGTCATCGTCGCCGTCGGTGCCAAATGGGTGCTGCGCGCGCCGGTGCGCGGCAGGCTGCGGCACTTCATGAACCCGTCGAACTTCGGCATCGCGGTGATCCTGCTGCTGTTCCCCTGGGCGAGCATCGCACCCCCGTACCACTTCACCGAGTATGTCTCGGGCCCCCTCGACTGGCTGATCCCGCTCGTCATCATCATGACCGGCACTCTGCTCAACGCGAAGCTCACCGGCCGCATGTGGCTCATCATGGCCTGGCTGGTCGGATTCGTCCTCCAGGCGGTCCTGCGCGGACTGATCTTCGACACCGCCATCCCCGGAGCCCTCGGCATGATGACGGGGGTCGCCTTCGTCCTCTTCACCAACTACATGATCACGGACCCCGGCACCACGCCCTCCAAGCCCGTCGCCCAGATGGCCTTCGGCGGTGGCGTCGCCCTCATGTACGGGGTGCTCACCGCGCTGGGCATCGCCTACGGCATCTTCTTCGCCACCGCGGCCGTCTGCCTCGTCCGCGGCGGCTATCTCTGGTGGATCGACATCTCGGCCCGGCGCGGACTGAGCCTGGCCCCCGCTCCACCCACTGCGGACACCGACTCCCCGGTGGCCGCCCTCGCAGGCCCCGGGGCCACCCCGGGCACGGAGAAGGAGGCGATCGCCGCATGACATCGCGCATAGCCATCGTGGGTATGGCGTGCCGTTATCCGGATGCGGCTTCGCCTCGTGAGTTGTGGGAGAACGCTCTCGCGGGCCGCCGGGCCTTCCGCAGGCTGCCGGATGAGCGGATGCGGTTGGCGGACTACTGGGACCCCGACCCCGCCCGTCCCGACCGTTTCTATGCCCGTAACGCGGCGGTGATCGAGGGGTACTCCTTCGACCGGGTGGGTCACAAGATCGCGGGGAGTACGTATCGTTCGACGGATCTGACGCACTGGCTGGCGTTGGATGTGGCGGGGCGGGCGTTGGCGGATGCGGGTTTCCCGGGTGGGGCGGGGCTGCCGGGGCGGCGTACGGGTGTGGTCGTCGGTAACACGCTGACGGGTGAGTTCACCCGTGCGAATACGCTGCGGTTGCGGTGGCCGTATGTGCGGCGGGTCGTGGGGGCGGCGTTGCGGGAGGAGGGCTGGGACGACGGGAAGCTCGCCGGCTTCCTGGACGCCGTGGAGTCCTCGTACAAGAGTCCGTTCCCGCCGGTGGACGAGGACACGCTGGCCGGGGGGCTGTCGAACACGATCGCGGGGCGGATCTGCAACCACTTCGATCTGGGCGGCGGCGGTTACACGGTGGACGGGGCGTGTTCGTCGTCCCTGCTGTCGGTGACGCAGGCGGCGAAGTCCCTGATCGACGGTGACACCGATGTGGTGGTGGCGGGGGGTGTGGATCTGTCGATCGATCCGTTCGAGATCATCGGTTTCGCGAAGACGGGTGCGCTGGCGCGGGGGGAGATGCGGGTCTACGACCGGCGTGCCGGCGGGTTCTGGCCGGGCGAGGGCTGCGGCATGGTGGTCCTGATGCGTGAGGGTGACGCGCTGGCGGCCGGGCACCGGGTGTACGCGACGGTGGCGGGCTGGGGCATCTCCTCCGACGGGCAGGGCGGTATGACCCGGCCGGAGGAGCGCGGTTACCGGCTCGCTTTGGAGCGTGCTTATGAGCGGGCCGGGTTCGGTATCGGGTCGGTGGCGCTGTTCGAGGGCCATGGGACGGGGACGGAGGTGGGTGATGCCACGGAGCTGGGGGCT
Coding sequences:
- a CDS encoding enediyne biosynthesis protein UnbU, which translates into the protein MTDTTAEMTAPAPRYDPKVVTALRRFAISISVFNILGYTLLGFEQPWTWPLFALATAYAVEIVLEVVAARAEGRTERFRGNGVRGVVEFLFPAHITALALNMLTYVNDRVWVMLFGVIVAVGAKWVLRAPVRGRLRHFMNPSNFGIAVILLLFPWASIAPPYHFTEYVSGPLDWLIPLVIIMTGTLLNAKLTGRMWLIMAWLVGFVLQAVLRGLIFDTAIPGALGMMTGVAFVLFTNYMITDPGTTPSKPVAQMAFGGGVALMYGVLTALGIAYGIFFATAAVCLVRGGYLWWIDISARRGLSLAPAPPTADTDSPVAALAGPGATPGTEKEAIAA